The genome window CCGCGGCGCTGGGCCTGAACTACGTCAAGCTGGACGGCGAGGTCGGCGTCATCGGCAACGGCGCGGGCCTCGTCATGTCGACGCTCGACGTGGTCGCCGGCTGCGGCGCGCGCCCCGCCGACTTCCTCGACATCGGCGGCGGAGCCTCGGCCCGGATCATGGCCGACGGACTGTCCGTCATCCTGTCCGATCCGGCCGTCAAATCGGTCCTCGTCAACGTCTTCGGCGGGATCACCGCATGCGACACGGTCGCCGAGGGCATCGTGCGGGCCCTGGACACCGTAGAGCTGACCAGGCCGCTGGTCGTGCGCCTCGACGGCAACAACGCGGCTCGGGGCCGCGCGATCCTCGACGAGCGCGCGCATCCCCTCGTGCAACAGGCCACCACCATGGACGGCGCCGCCCGCCGTGCCGCCCGACTCGCCCGGACAGCCTGAGGAGACCGGACATGGCGATCTTCCTGACCAAGGACAGCAAGGTCCTCGTCCAGGGCATGACCGGCGGCGAGGGCATGAAGCACACCCGCCGCATGCTCGCGGCCGGCACGAACGTCGTCGGCGGCGTCAACCCGCGCAAGGCGGGCCACGGTGTCGACTTCGACAACCGTGCCGTCCCCGTCTTCGGCTCCGTCCGCGAGGGCATGGACGCCACCGGGGCCGACGTCACCGTCGTCTTCGTCCCGCCCGCGTTCGCCAAGGCGGCCGTCCTGGAGGCCGCGGACGCCGGCATCGCCCTCGCGGTCGTCATCACCGAGGGCATCCCGGTCCACGACTCCGTCGCCTTCACCTCGTACGCGAAGTCCACGGGCACCCGGATCATCGGCCCCAACTGCCCCGGTCTGATCACCCCGGGACAGTCCAACGCGGGCATCATCCCCGCCGACATCACCAAGCCCGGCCGGATCGGCCTGGTCTCCAAGTCCGGCACGCTCACCTACCAGCTCATGTACGAGCTGCGGGACATCGGCTTCTCCACATGCGTCGGCATCGGCGGCGACCCCGTCGTCGGCACGAGCCACATCGACTGCCTGGCCGCCTTCGAGGCCGACCCGGACACCGAGCTGATCGTGATGATCGGTGAGATCGGCGGCGACGCGGAGGAACGGGCCGCCGCCTACATCCGCGACCACGTCACCAAGCCCGTGGTCGGCTACATCGCCGGCTTCACCGCGCCCGAGGGCAGGACCATGGGGCACGCCGGCGCCATCGTCTCCGGCTCGTCCGGCACCGCCCGCGCGAAGCGGGACGCGCTGGAGGCGGTCGGCGTGAAAGTGGGTGGCACACCGGCCGAAACGGCACGACTGGCACTCGGCGCACTGGCAGACCAGGCGTGACCTCACCCATAGTGGACGGAAGGTGACCGTCGCATGACACGCGGCGTCACCGGCTCCCCCGAACGACGCAGGACGCACGACGTACGACGTACGACGTCCCCGCACGGCAGTGCGAGCCGTGCGGGGGACGCACCCTGTTCCTCGCCCTGTTCCTCTCGCCCGTGCACCGAGAGCGGAGCTCATTCATGGCACCCACCTTCACCCTCAAATCCGGCACGTCCTGGTCCGACGCCTGGCGGCGCGCTCTCGCCGTCGCCCCCGAGGCGTTCCGGGACGACCGTGTCCTCAACCTCTGGAACTCCACCTGGCAGCCGGACGGCCGGTCCCTGCCCGCCACCAGCCCCGTCGACGGCAGTCCCATCGCAGGCCCGCCACGCGTCGGCCGGGACACCGCCCGGCGCGCCGTGCGCGCGGCGCTGGACCAGCACCGCGCCTGGCGGCACACGCCCCTGCCCGAACGCCGGGCCCGGATCGCCGCCACCCTCGACGCCCTGACCGAACACCGGGAACTGCTCGCCCTCCTCCTCGTCTGGGAGATCGGCAAGCCGTGGCGGCTCGCGCAGGCCGATGTGGACCGCGCCATCGACGGCGTGCGCTGGTACGTCGACGGAATCGAAGAGATCATCGGCGACCGGGCTCCGCTGGACGGCCCGGTCTCCAACATCGCGAGCTGGAACTATCCGATGAGCGTGCTCGTCC of Streptomyces cynarae contains these proteins:
- the sucD gene encoding succinate--CoA ligase subunit alpha, with product MAIFLTKDSKVLVQGMTGGEGMKHTRRMLAAGTNVVGGVNPRKAGHGVDFDNRAVPVFGSVREGMDATGADVTVVFVPPAFAKAAVLEAADAGIALAVVITEGIPVHDSVAFTSYAKSTGTRIIGPNCPGLITPGQSNAGIIPADITKPGRIGLVSKSGTLTYQLMYELRDIGFSTCVGIGGDPVVGTSHIDCLAAFEADPDTELIVMIGEIGGDAEERAAAYIRDHVTKPVVGYIAGFTAPEGRTMGHAGAIVSGSSGTARAKRDALEAVGVKVGGTPAETARLALGALADQA